One Kineosporia sp. NBRC 101731 DNA segment encodes these proteins:
- a CDS encoding ABC transporter ATP-binding protein, giving the protein MSDALRLQGLSFSYPDGHLALDGVNLTVRAGERVALLGPNGAGKTTLALHLNGIHTATSGSVEISGMPVEKRNLAEIRRRVGIVFQDPDDQLFMPTVRDDVAFGPRNLGLGKTEVARRVDQALAQVRLHDVADRPPHHLSFGQRRRAAVATVLAMDPDILVLDEPSSNLDPAARRELAEVLLSLDVTILMITHDLPYALQLCPRSVVLADHRIQADAPTAQLLADADQLAKYRLELPFGFCVPTP; this is encoded by the coding sequence ATGAGCGACGCCTTACGGCTGCAAGGCCTGAGCTTCAGCTACCCCGACGGCCACCTGGCCCTGGACGGCGTGAACCTGACCGTGAGGGCGGGTGAGCGAGTGGCCCTGCTCGGCCCGAACGGCGCCGGCAAGACCACCCTGGCCCTGCATCTGAACGGCATCCACACCGCCACCTCCGGATCCGTCGAGATCAGCGGAATGCCCGTGGAAAAGCGCAATCTCGCGGAGATCCGGCGCCGGGTCGGGATCGTGTTCCAGGATCCTGACGACCAGCTGTTCATGCCTACCGTGCGCGACGACGTGGCCTTCGGACCCCGCAATCTCGGCCTGGGCAAGACCGAGGTCGCGCGGCGGGTCGACCAGGCCCTCGCCCAGGTGCGTCTGCACGACGTCGCGGACCGCCCGCCGCACCACCTGTCGTTCGGGCAGCGCCGCCGGGCCGCGGTGGCGACCGTGCTGGCGATGGACCCCGACATCCTGGTGCTCGACGAGCCCTCCAGCAACCTCGACCCGGCCGCCCGCCGCGAGCTCGCCGAGGTGCTGCTGAGCCTGGACGTGACCATCCTGATGATCACCCACGACCTGCCCTACGCGCTGCAGCTGTGCCCACGCTCGGTGGTGCTGGCCGACCACCGCATCCAGGCCGACGCACCGACCGCGCAGCTGCTCGCAGACGCGGACCAGCTGGCGAAATACCGGCTGGAGCTACCTTTCGGGTTCTGCGTGCCCACGCCCTGA
- a CDS encoding LacI family DNA-binding transcriptional regulator, protein MNRRSPNRPPTLEEVAERAGVGRGTASRVINGSVQVSDAARNAVLQAVEELGYVPNRAARSLVTQHTDVVALVVSESEDRLFGEPFFAQVVRGVTNAMARTPRQLLLTMTHREADRGRLNDYLSRQHVDGVLLLSLHDDDPLPGQLTARGVPAVLGGRPHSEVTLPFVDMDNEGGAALAVDHLISRGRRRVASITGPVDMSAGRQRLEGYHQALVGHDFQPLVESGDFSENSGRRSARALLERAPDLDAIFCASDQMAIGAMAELAATGRRVPDDVAVIGFDDSPISRHTVPSLTTVHQPVEDMGIRMVEMLGQLIEKPAEAVPDVILPTHLVVRHSA, encoded by the coding sequence ATGAACAGGCGAAGCCCGAACCGGCCCCCGACGCTGGAAGAAGTGGCGGAGCGGGCCGGGGTCGGGCGGGGCACGGCCTCCCGGGTGATCAACGGCTCGGTGCAGGTGAGCGATGCCGCCCGGAATGCCGTGCTGCAGGCTGTGGAAGAGCTCGGCTACGTGCCCAACCGGGCGGCCCGCTCCCTGGTCACCCAGCACACCGACGTGGTGGCGCTGGTGGTCTCGGAGTCGGAAGACCGGCTGTTCGGCGAACCGTTCTTCGCGCAGGTGGTGCGAGGGGTCACCAACGCGATGGCGCGCACGCCACGGCAGCTGCTGCTGACCATGACCCACCGGGAGGCCGACCGGGGCCGGCTCAACGACTACCTGAGCCGGCAGCACGTCGACGGCGTGCTGCTGCTCTCGCTGCACGACGACGACCCGCTGCCGGGTCAGCTCACGGCCCGCGGGGTGCCCGCGGTGCTCGGGGGCCGGCCGCACTCCGAGGTCACGCTGCCCTTCGTGGACATGGACAACGAGGGCGGCGCGGCTCTCGCGGTGGATCACCTGATCAGCAGGGGACGACGCCGGGTCGCCTCGATCACAGGTCCGGTGGACATGAGCGCCGGCCGCCAGCGGCTGGAGGGGTACCACCAGGCGCTGGTGGGCCACGACTTCCAGCCGCTGGTCGAGTCCGGGGATTTCAGCGAGAACAGTGGACGACGATCAGCCCGGGCCCTGCTGGAACGAGCTCCCGACCTGGACGCGATCTTCTGCGCCTCCGACCAGATGGCGATCGGCGCGATGGCGGAACTGGCCGCCACCGGGCGCCGGGTGCCGGACGACGTCGCCGTGATCGGCTTCGACGACTCCCCCATCAGCCGCCACACCGTGCCGAGCCTGACCACGGTGCACCAGCCGGTCGAGGACATGGGCATCCGGATGGTGGAGATGCTCGGGCAATTGATCGAGAAGCCGGCCGAAGCGGTACCCGACGTGATCCTCCCGACCCACCTCGTCGTCCGTCATTCGGCTTAG
- a CDS encoding glycosyltransferase family 9 protein: MTGPAVQGTSLTAGEATVQDRARRALGVENLWPVRVIDERGPARLSSRIRLSPRLFRRLTDSLRPVVEARPDLREVPPRTVLMIRTDEVGDLMMTLPLLTAMRVAWPQARVTLVTRGLRGEVMRGGSMVDDVVTWPAKPWRESLAGQLRCWRFARRLLRRSRPAQGRYDLAVLPRRDAEHFGSRYVAAAAADRVIAFDPADRLGPIGPIDQESERDLVSDLVCAGEPLTHVLRQGERLAAALGVTITPDAYDAPGLALIGPADHAAARTLLSPLNALATLNPLTSVPAPLVAVMLNSPHARGAWPGYAEAVNQVHQRLGIRVVLLGGPDDELLADDFVRTLNPSVPIVSAVGRAPLRTTLALLATSDLYLGGVCDAMHLACAVATPCVAVTCHPAGGNPADDDAPNRIGPWSADSRVVGPARPASGCQDTCVSDVAHCITGVGTALVARTVTDVLLGTASRAVVPSAAQVPQQTRHAEQAGFATA, translated from the coding sequence GTGACCGGACCGGCCGTTCAGGGCACGTCACTGACGGCCGGGGAGGCGACCGTTCAAGACCGGGCCCGCCGGGCGCTGGGGGTCGAGAACCTGTGGCCGGTCCGCGTGATCGACGAACGCGGGCCGGCCCGGCTCTCTTCCCGTATCCGATTGTCGCCCAGGCTGTTCCGGCGTCTGACCGATTCCCTGCGGCCGGTGGTGGAAGCCCGGCCCGATCTTCGCGAGGTACCCCCGCGCACGGTGCTGATGATTCGCACCGACGAGGTCGGCGACCTGATGATGACCCTGCCGTTGCTGACAGCGATGCGCGTGGCCTGGCCGCAGGCCCGCGTCACCCTGGTCACCCGGGGTCTGCGGGGAGAGGTCATGCGGGGTGGGTCAATGGTGGACGACGTGGTCACCTGGCCCGCGAAACCCTGGCGGGAGTCGCTGGCCGGGCAGTTGCGGTGCTGGCGGTTCGCCCGTCGGCTGCTGCGCCGGTCACGTCCTGCCCAGGGCCGGTACGACCTGGCCGTGCTGCCGCGCCGCGACGCCGAGCACTTCGGCTCCCGGTACGTCGCCGCCGCGGCCGCCGACCGGGTGATCGCCTTCGACCCCGCCGACCGGCTGGGCCCGATCGGGCCGATCGATCAGGAGAGTGAACGCGATCTCGTCTCCGACCTGGTCTGTGCCGGCGAACCGCTGACTCATGTTCTGCGGCAGGGGGAACGGCTCGCCGCGGCGCTGGGGGTGACGATCACGCCGGATGCCTACGACGCTCCCGGTCTGGCCCTGATCGGCCCGGCCGACCATGCGGCGGCCCGCACGCTGCTCTCGCCCTTGAACGCTCTGGCCACTCTGAACCCTCTGACCTCGGTGCCCGCTCCGCTGGTTGCGGTGATGCTGAACAGCCCGCACGCCCGGGGAGCCTGGCCCGGCTATGCCGAGGCCGTCAACCAGGTGCACCAGCGTCTCGGGATTCGCGTGGTGCTGCTGGGCGGTCCGGACGACGAGCTCCTCGCCGACGACTTCGTGCGCACCCTGAATCCGTCGGTGCCGATCGTGAGTGCCGTCGGCCGGGCTCCATTGCGAACCACCCTGGCCCTGCTGGCCACCAGCGACCTCTATCTCGGGGGCGTCTGCGACGCGATGCACCTGGCCTGCGCGGTGGCGACCCCGTGCGTGGCCGTGACCTGTCATCCGGCCGGCGGCAACCCGGCGGACGACGACGCCCCGAACCGGATCGGCCCGTGGTCGGCCGATTCCCGGGTCGTGGGACCGGCCCGGCCGGCGTCGGGGTGTCAGGACACATGTGTCTCGGACGTCGCGCACTGCATCACCGGGGTCGGTACGGCGCTGGTGGCCCGGACCGTCACCGACGTGCTGCTCGGCACGGCCTCCCGGGCGGTGGTTCCGTCGGCGGCCCAGGTGCCTCAGCAGACTCGCCACGCCGAGCAGGCCGGGTTCGCGACCGCCTGA
- a CDS encoding SDR family oxidoreductase — translation MRVFVTGATGFIGSHVARELLAHGHQVLGLTRSDAGAAKLEAAGIEPYRGTIDDPDGLREGALQSDGVIHTAFDHSNLADLPAAAVKDLAVVQALGEELAGKPFVTTYGTTALNPGHLLTEDFLPTPPQARGIVEAHTRQLAEKDVRAVSVRPSTVVHGFGNAGFVSILIGLAREKGMSGYPGDGSSRWPAVHVLDAAVLYRLALEKAPAGSVLHAVQDEGVTVRQIAEAVGRGTGLPVGSVAPEHFGWLGQLMSLDVPASSATTRELTGWTPVQPGLIEDLDAGLPFQG, via the coding sequence ATGCGCGTCTTCGTCACCGGGGCCACCGGTTTCATCGGCAGCCACGTCGCCCGTGAACTGCTGGCCCACGGTCACCAGGTGCTCGGTCTGACCCGATCCGACGCCGGGGCGGCGAAGCTCGAGGCCGCCGGCATCGAGCCCTATCGCGGCACCATCGACGACCCGGACGGTCTGCGGGAGGGCGCCCTTCAGAGCGACGGCGTCATCCACACCGCCTTCGACCACAGCAACCTGGCCGACCTGCCCGCCGCGGCCGTCAAGGACCTGGCCGTGGTGCAGGCGCTGGGCGAGGAACTGGCCGGCAAGCCGTTCGTCACCACCTACGGCACCACGGCGCTGAACCCCGGGCACCTGCTCACCGAGGACTTCCTCCCGACTCCGCCCCAGGCCCGGGGGATCGTCGAGGCCCACACCCGGCAGCTGGCCGAGAAGGACGTGCGCGCGGTGTCGGTGCGGCCCTCGACCGTGGTGCACGGTTTCGGCAACGCGGGTTTCGTCTCGATCCTCATCGGCCTGGCCCGGGAGAAGGGTATGTCGGGATATCCCGGCGACGGGTCGAGCCGCTGGCCGGCCGTGCACGTGCTGGATGCCGCGGTGCTCTACCGCCTGGCGCTCGAGAAGGCCCCGGCCGGAAGCGTTCTGCACGCTGTGCAGGACGAGGGGGTGACCGTTCGGCAGATCGCCGAGGCGGTCGGGAGGGGCACCGGCCTGCCCGTGGGATCCGTTGCGCCGGAACACTTCGGCTGGTTGGGGCAGCTGATGTCGCTGGACGTTCCGGCCTCGTCGGCCACCACTCGCGAGCTGACCGGCTGGACGCCGGTACAGCCCGGCCTGATCGAAGACCTCGACGCCGGGCTGCCTTTCCAGGGCTAA
- the gmd gene encoding GDP-mannose 4,6-dehydratase codes for MQTPKKALITGITGQDGSYLAELLLEKGYEVHGIVRRSSQFNTGRIDHLYVDSHDPRARLFLHYGDLTDGSRLVTLLEKVQPAEVYNLAAQSHVRVSFDEPEFTGLSTGVGSTRLLEAIRMIGLECRYYQASSSEMFGATPPPQNEATPFWPRSPYGAAKVYAYWMTRNYREAYGMFATNGILFNHESPRRGETFVTRKISMAVANIVAGKQDYLYMGNLDAVRDWGYAKDYVEAMWMMLQADQAEDFVVATGTAYTVKDFLQFAFEHVNLDWEKYVRFDERYLRPTEVDSLIGDASKARDVLGWTPKVLPPELAKLMVDADMSTIDLRTKLPAQL; via the coding sequence TTGCAGACACCTAAGAAGGCCCTGATCACCGGGATCACCGGTCAGGACGGTTCGTACCTGGCCGAGCTCCTGCTGGAGAAGGGCTACGAGGTGCACGGCATCGTGCGCCGGTCGTCCCAGTTCAACACCGGCCGGATCGACCATCTCTACGTCGATTCCCACGACCCGCGGGCGCGTCTGTTCCTGCACTACGGCGACCTGACCGACGGTTCGCGTCTGGTCACGTTGCTGGAGAAGGTGCAGCCGGCCGAGGTGTACAACCTGGCCGCGCAGTCGCACGTGCGGGTCTCGTTCGACGAGCCGGAGTTCACCGGTCTCTCGACGGGGGTGGGTAGTACGCGTCTGCTCGAGGCGATCCGGATGATCGGCCTGGAGTGCCGCTATTACCAGGCCTCCAGTTCGGAGATGTTCGGTGCGACCCCGCCGCCGCAGAACGAGGCCACGCCGTTCTGGCCGCGCAGCCCGTACGGCGCCGCGAAGGTGTATGCGTACTGGATGACGCGTAACTATCGTGAGGCGTACGGGATGTTCGCCACCAACGGCATCCTGTTCAACCATGAGAGTCCGCGCCGGGGTGAGACGTTCGTGACCCGGAAGATCTCGATGGCGGTCGCGAACATCGTGGCGGGCAAGCAGGACTACCTCTACATGGGCAACCTCGACGCGGTGCGCGACTGGGGGTACGCCAAGGACTACGTCGAGGCGATGTGGATGATGCTCCAGGCCGACCAGGCCGAGGACTTCGTCGTGGCGACCGGAACCGCTTACACGGTGAAGGATTTCCTGCAGTTCGCCTTCGAGCACGTGAATCTGGACTGGGAGAAGTACGTTCGCTTCGACGAGCGGTACCTGCGCCCGACCGAGGTGGACTCGCTGATCGGTGACGCCTCCAAGGCCCGTGACGTGCTCGGCTGGACCCCGAAGGTGCTGCCCCCGGAGCTGGCGAAGCTGATGGTGGACGCCGACATGAGCACCATCGACCTGCGCACGAAGCTGCCCGCGCAACTGTGA
- a CDS encoding GDP-L-fucose synthase — translation MTTLPSSPTSADLSVEHAPARLTPDLSVYVAGHRGLAGSAVWRALSKRGFTGLIGAASSEVDLRDRAATMDFVSANRPDVMVVAAARVGGILANDTYPADFLSDNLRIQVNLMDAARQFGVQRLLFLGSSCIYPKFAEQPIKESSLLTGALEPTNDAYAIAKIAGILQVQSIRKQFGLPYISAMPTNLYGQGDNFDATNSHVMPALIRRFHEAKLTGAQEVTIWGSGTPRREFLHVDDLASALVFLLENYDSPDTVNVGTGTDVTIRELAETIADVVGWQGNLRFDTSKPDGTPRKLLDVSRLRGMGWAPEVSLRDGVESTYRWFTSNLNSIRIEDGLVGLPR, via the coding sequence ATGACCACGCTTCCGTCCTCCCCCACCTCGGCGGACCTCTCGGTCGAGCACGCCCCCGCGCGCCTCACCCCCGATCTGAGCGTCTATGTCGCCGGCCACCGCGGCCTGGCCGGCTCCGCCGTCTGGCGCGCGCTGAGCAAGCGTGGATTCACCGGCCTGATCGGCGCCGCCTCCTCCGAGGTGGACCTGCGCGACCGGGCCGCGACGATGGACTTCGTCTCCGCGAACCGGCCCGACGTGATGGTCGTCGCCGCGGCCCGGGTCGGCGGAATCCTGGCCAACGACACCTACCCGGCCGATTTCCTCAGCGACAACCTGCGGATCCAGGTCAACCTGATGGACGCCGCCCGGCAGTTCGGCGTGCAGCGTCTGCTGTTCCTCGGTTCCTCGTGCATCTACCCCAAGTTCGCCGAGCAGCCGATCAAGGAGTCGTCGCTGCTCACCGGCGCCCTGGAGCCGACGAACGACGCCTACGCCATCGCCAAGATCGCCGGCATCCTGCAGGTGCAGTCGATCCGCAAGCAATTCGGCCTGCCCTACATCAGCGCCATGCCGACCAACCTCTACGGCCAGGGCGACAACTTCGACGCCACCAACTCGCACGTGATGCCGGCCCTGATCCGCCGTTTCCACGAGGCGAAACTGACCGGCGCACAAGAGGTCACCATCTGGGGATCGGGCACGCCCCGGCGCGAGTTCCTACACGTCGACGACCTGGCCTCGGCCCTGGTCTTCCTGCTGGAGAACTACGACTCGCCCGACACCGTCAACGTGGGCACCGGCACCGACGTCACCATCCGCGAACTGGCCGAGACCATCGCCGATGTCGTGGGCTGGCAGGGCAACCTGAGGTTCGACACCTCCAAGCCCGACGGCACCCCGCGCAAGCTGCTCGACGTGTCGCGTCTGCGCGGCATGGGCTGGGCGCCGGAGGTCTCGCTGCGCGACGGCGTGGAGAGCACCTACCGCTGGTTCACGAGCAACCTGAACAGCATTCGCATCGAGGACGGCCTGGTCGGCCTCCCGCGCTGA
- the cbiQ gene encoding cobalt ECF transporter T component CbiQ has protein sequence MSGGHTHHTLYLPGTSVLHRLPAQVKLVAAVLAVLAIVAAPREQFWAFGVFAVVIVILAVTAGIPLLVMARRLLIEIPFIGFALLLPFVARGERTDVLGLQLSTDGLWGAWELLATATLGVSVSILLASTTPLREVLTGLERLRMPTLIVQIMSFMIRYADVVADELRRMRIARESRGFVASNIRHWPVLGRSAGALFVRCFERGERVHLAMLSRGYTGRMPQPEGDGATMATWSLALSLPVLFAAVSLTAALTAART, from the coding sequence GTGAGTGGCGGGCACACACACCACACGCTCTACCTGCCGGGGACGTCGGTCCTGCATCGTCTTCCGGCTCAGGTGAAACTCGTGGCCGCAGTGCTGGCGGTGCTGGCGATCGTCGCCGCTCCCCGTGAGCAATTCTGGGCCTTCGGGGTTTTCGCGGTCGTCATCGTGATTCTGGCGGTGACTGCGGGCATTCCCTTGCTCGTGATGGCCCGGCGCCTCCTGATCGAGATCCCCTTCATTGGTTTCGCCCTCCTGCTGCCCTTCGTGGCGCGGGGTGAGCGCACCGACGTGCTCGGGCTGCAGCTGAGCACCGACGGCCTCTGGGGCGCCTGGGAACTGCTGGCCACGGCCACACTCGGCGTCTCGGTCTCGATCCTGCTGGCCTCCACCACTCCCCTGCGCGAGGTACTGACCGGCCTGGAACGGCTGCGGATGCCCACCCTGATCGTGCAGATCATGAGCTTCATGATTCGCTATGCCGACGTCGTCGCCGACGAGCTACGACGGATGCGGATCGCCCGGGAATCAAGAGGTTTCGTGGCGAGCAACATCCGTCACTGGCCGGTGCTGGGCCGCAGCGCCGGCGCCTTGTTCGTACGCTGCTTCGAGCGTGGCGAGCGGGTGCACCTGGCCATGCTGTCGCGCGGGTACACCGGCCGGATGCCCCAGCCCGAGGGCGACGGCGCCACGATGGCCACCTGGAGCCTGGCACTCAGCCTGCCGGTACTCTTCGCTGCTGTGAGCCTGACCGCAGCCCTGACAGCAGCCCGGACATGA